GGTGAGGGCCACCCTATAAAAAAACGGGCGGGTCAGGAGACCCGCCCCACGTCATCGCAACCGGGGGTGGGGGCTGCCGCTATCCCCTCTCCCCGTGGGAGCGGCGCGCCGACGGGTCGGGGTGAGGGCCACCCTATAAAAAAACGGGCGGGTCAGGAGACCCGCCCCTACGTCATCATTCATTCCCGCCCCGAAATGAGATAAAATGTCCGGTGTAAGCTGAACCGAGGAGGAAACCATGGCCCGCCTGGGCGTGAACATAGACCACATCGCCACCCTGCGCCAGGCCCGCCGGACCTTCGAGCCCGACCCGGTGAACGCCGTGGGCATCGTGGAGCGGGCCGGGGCCTACGGGATAGTCTGCCACCTGCGCGAGGACCGTCGGCATATAGGCGACCGCGACCTGCGCCTCATCCGACAGGTCTGCCGCAGCCACCTGAACCTGGAGCTCGCCGCCTCGGACGAGATCATCGAAATCGCCCGCGAGGTCGGCCCCGACACATGCACCCTGGTCCCCGAGCGCCGGGAGGAGGTCACCACCGAGGGCGGCCTGGACGTGGCCGGGCGGCTCGCCGCCTTGAAAGAGGTCGTCGAGCGCTTGTCCCCGATTCCCGTCAGCGCCTTCATCAACCCGGTGGAGGGCCAGATAATGGCCTCCCTGGACGCCGGGTTCACCGCCGTGGAGCTGCACACCGGGGAGTACGCCAACGCCAAGCCGGGGCCGGAGCGCGACGAGCGGCTCTCGCGTCTGGCGCAGGGGGCGGAAATCGCCGCCGAATTGGGGCTCTACGTCGCAGCCGGGCACGGCCTCACCTACCTGAACGT
This genomic stretch from bacterium harbors:
- a CDS encoding pyridoxine 5'-phosphate synthase yields the protein MARLGVNIDHIATLRQARRTFEPDPVNAVGIVERAGAYGIVCHLREDRRHIGDRDLRLIRQVCRSHLNLELAASDEIIEIAREVGPDTCTLVPERREEVTTEGGLDVAGRLAALKEVVERLSPIPVSAFINPVEGQIMASLDAGFTAVELHTGEYANAKPGPERDERLSRLAQGAEIAAELGLYVAAGHGLTYLNVAPVAELGVFAEYNIGHSIIARAVFTGLEEAVREMALLVG